One genomic window of Mycteria americana isolate JAX WOST 10 ecotype Jacksonville Zoo and Gardens chromosome 6, USCA_MyAme_1.0, whole genome shotgun sequence includes the following:
- the LOC142411040 gene encoding uncharacterized protein LOC142411040 — protein sequence MWQPRQEGAARLHSLPQRQGSYREAGRGQGPRGSAEGRQPRALRGAPHLQRAPLLRQKLEAPARYTQLHQHPKRVKQEEEVWPLPPTRGRAKPAGGLTRSSAPALRLSSPVRQQPLLPPQHLPQLGEAPAPQAGGAAAARRCHAAPRHRSPGQPPGPGAAGAASAAPRRPPSYRKRRQGGRARLGRNAAPSRPPRQASGPAPSPLGGPGSAGETTPSTGREGGRGGRSQGAEAGGGFHPTRRDAF from the coding sequence CCCAGACAGGAAGGCGCTGCGCGGCTCCACAGCCTACCGCAGCGACAGGGAAGCTACAGAGAGGCCGGGCGGGGACAGGGCCCACGGGGAAGCGCGGAggggcggcagccccgcgccctgcGGGGAGCCCCGCATCTCCAGAGAGCGCCGCTGCTGCGGCAAAAGCTGGAAGCCCCTGCGAGGTACACGCAGCTTCATCAGCACCCGAAGAGAGTTAAACAAGAGGAGGAGGTTTGGCCGCTGCCGCCTACGCGGGGACGGGCGAAGCCGGCGGGAGGCCTGACCCGCTCCTCGGCGCCCGCGCTCCGCCTCTCCTCACCGGTCCGCCAGCAGCCGCTCCTGCCGCCTCAGCATCTCCCGCAGCTCGGGGAGGCTCCGGCCCCGCaggccggcggcgccgccgccgcccgccgctgccaTGCCGCCCCGCGCCACCGGTCACCGGGGCAgccgcccgggcccggcgccgcgggcgCCGCTTCCGCAGCTCCTCGGAGGCCGCCATCTTACCGGAAGCGACGGCAGGGCGGCAGGGCCCGACTTGGTCGGAACGCGGCGCCGAGCCGGCCGCCGCGCCAGGCGAgcggccccgccccttcccctctGGGAGGCCCGGGGAGTGCGGGAGAAACCACCCCCAGTACAGGGCGGGAAGGGGGGCGAGGCGGGCGTTCTCAGGGTGCAGAGGCCGGTGGGGGCTTCCACCCCACGCGCCGGGACGCGTTTTGA